The following are encoded together in the Xanthobacter autotrophicus Py2 genome:
- a CDS encoding extracellular solute-binding protein family 5 (PFAM: extracellular solute-binding protein family 5~KEGG: rpe:RPE_3766 extracellular solute-binding protein, family 5) yields the protein MSLSRRTLLLSAASAVTLLPAMARGQPAPQDAAANEGAAASAAVERHGLSFFGDLRYPAGFTHFDYVDPDAPKGGPFSQMGRATFYNQSLNTFDTLNPYNQRGNGAQGIELIYDTLMTAAGDEKSAMYGRLASSVVIADEGLTYRFKLRPQARFHDGTPVTADDVVATFEAFKADAYETIRMALRDLTAVEADGPGEVVMRFRPGRARDVPLTAAGLPIFSRAFLAKHPFNQSSLEVPLGSGPYRVKKFEQGRFIEYERVPDYWGRDLPVMKGRFNFDTVRYEYFRDRVAGLEGFKARAYLFREEFTAREWATAYDFPAVREGRVKVETLPDNSFSGVQGWFFNTRRPKFFDRRVREAIGILFDFDWTRKNLMYDSYTRTVSFFQNSEMMAQGLPSPAELKLLEPFRDRLPEEVFGEPYVPPVSDGSGEDRNLRRQALALLKDAGWNVQQGKLVDAKGEAFTIEFLDDDGGMERHTARFIGHLKKVGIDATFRIVDPAQFQLRLQGFDFDMVVRRYSFAPYPGDELRAYFSTEAARTRGSYNVAGIADPAVDGLINAALAAPDAAALVVACQALDRVLRAGRYWIPQWYSGQHRIAYWNQFARPATKPRYDLGALDTWWSTGTEPARGG from the coding sequence ATGAGCCTGTCGCGCCGCACGCTGCTGCTGTCCGCCGCCTCCGCCGTCACCTTGCTGCCGGCCATGGCACGTGGGCAGCCGGCGCCGCAGGACGCGGCGGCGAACGAGGGCGCGGCCGCCTCCGCCGCGGTGGAGCGGCACGGCCTGTCCTTCTTCGGCGACCTGCGGTATCCGGCCGGCTTCACCCATTTCGACTATGTGGACCCGGACGCGCCCAAGGGCGGTCCCTTCTCCCAGATGGGCCGGGCGACCTTCTACAACCAGTCGCTCAACACCTTCGACACGCTGAACCCCTACAACCAGCGCGGCAACGGCGCCCAGGGCATCGAGCTGATCTACGATACGCTGATGACCGCCGCCGGCGACGAGAAGAGCGCCATGTACGGCCGCCTCGCCAGCTCGGTGGTGATCGCCGACGAGGGGCTCACCTACCGCTTCAAGCTGCGCCCGCAGGCGCGCTTCCATGACGGCACGCCTGTGACGGCGGACGACGTGGTGGCGACCTTCGAGGCCTTCAAGGCCGACGCCTACGAGACCATCCGCATGGCCCTGCGCGATCTCACCGCCGTGGAGGCGGATGGGCCGGGCGAGGTGGTGATGCGCTTCCGCCCCGGCCGCGCCCGCGACGTGCCGCTCACCGCCGCCGGACTGCCGATCTTCTCTCGCGCCTTCCTGGCGAAGCACCCGTTCAACCAGTCCTCGCTGGAAGTACCGCTGGGCTCGGGGCCATATCGGGTGAAGAAGTTCGAGCAGGGCCGCTTCATCGAATATGAGCGGGTGCCCGACTATTGGGGCCGCGACCTGCCGGTGATGAAGGGCCGCTTCAACTTCGACACGGTGCGCTACGAATATTTCCGCGACCGGGTGGCGGGCCTGGAAGGCTTCAAGGCCAGGGCCTATCTGTTCCGCGAGGAGTTCACCGCTCGCGAATGGGCCACCGCCTATGATTTCCCCGCCGTGCGCGAGGGGCGGGTGAAGGTGGAGACCCTGCCGGACAATTCCTTTTCCGGCGTGCAGGGCTGGTTCTTCAACACCCGCCGCCCCAAGTTCTTCGACCGGCGCGTGCGCGAGGCCATCGGGATCCTGTTCGACTTCGACTGGACCCGCAAGAACCTGATGTACGATAGCTACACCCGCACCGTCTCCTTCTTCCAGAATTCGGAGATGATGGCGCAGGGGCTGCCCTCGCCCGCCGAACTGAAGCTCTTGGAACCGTTCCGCGACCGCCTGCCGGAAGAGGTGTTCGGCGAGCCCTATGTCCCGCCGGTCTCCGACGGCAGCGGAGAAGACCGCAACCTGCGCCGGCAGGCCCTCGCCCTCCTGAAGGATGCCGGCTGGAACGTGCAGCAGGGCAAGCTCGTCGACGCCAAGGGCGAGGCCTTCACCATCGAGTTCCTGGATGATGACGGCGGCATGGAGCGCCATACGGCGCGCTTCATCGGCCACCTGAAGAAAGTGGGCATCGACGCCACCTTCCGCATCGTGGACCCGGCCCAGTTCCAGCTGCGGCTGCAGGGCTTCGACTTCGACATGGTGGTGCGCCGCTATTCCTTCGCGCCCTATCCGGGCGACGAACTGCGCGCCTATTTCTCGACCGAGGCGGCGCGCACCCGCGGCTCCTACAACGTGGCCGGCATCGCCGACCCGGCGGTGGACGGGCTCATCAACGCGGCGCTGGCCGCCCCGGACGCTGCCGCCCTCGTGGTCGCCTGCCAGGCGCTGGACCGGGTGCTGCGTGCCGGGCGCTACTGGATCCCCCAGTGGTATTCCGGCCAGCACCGCATCGCCTACTGGAACCAGTTCGCCCGCCCTGCCACCAAGCCGCGCTACGACCTGGGCGCGCTCGACACCTGGTGGAGCACCGGCACGGAGCCGGCCAGAGGCGGGTGA
- a CDS encoding binding-protein-dependent transport systems inner membrane component (PFAM: binding-protein-dependent transport systems inner membrane component~KEGG: nwi:Nwi_0290 binding-protein-dependent transport systems inner membrane component), with product MLAYIIRRIALMVPTILGIMLVSFVVIQFAPGGPVERVIAQLTGDDVSATSRVSGGGGDFSGAGAAAQAGAAMDAAGSKYRGAQGLDPAFVKQLEKQFGFDKPAHERFWKMITDYATFDFGRSYFRDITVLQLIGEKMPVSISLGLWMTLLTYLISIPLGISKAMRDGSRFDMWTSAVIIVGYAIPSFLFAILLIILFAGGSFLDLFPLRGLTSENFWQMSWPERIVDYAWHLVLPLTSMVLGAFATMTLLTKNSFLEEIRKQYVTTARMKGLSERRVLYGHVFRNAMLIVIAGFPSAFIAAFFSGSLLIETIFSLDGLGLLGFESVLNRDYPVVFATLYIFSLAGLIVGLISDLTYMLVDPRIDFETREV from the coding sequence ATGCTCGCTTATATCATCCGCCGCATAGCCCTGATGGTGCCGACCATTCTCGGCATCATGCTGGTGTCGTTCGTGGTCATCCAGTTCGCCCCCGGCGGCCCGGTGGAGCGGGTGATCGCCCAGCTCACCGGCGACGACGTGTCCGCCACCTCCCGCGTTTCCGGCGGCGGCGGCGACTTCTCGGGCGCCGGAGCCGCCGCCCAGGCCGGCGCGGCCATGGATGCAGCCGGCTCGAAATATCGCGGCGCACAGGGGCTGGACCCGGCCTTCGTCAAGCAGCTCGAAAAGCAGTTCGGCTTCGACAAGCCGGCTCACGAGCGCTTCTGGAAGATGATTACGGATTACGCCACTTTCGATTTCGGCCGCTCCTATTTCCGCGACATCACGGTGCTGCAGCTGATCGGGGAGAAGATGCCCGTCTCCATTTCCCTTGGCCTTTGGATGACGTTGCTCACCTATCTCATCTCCATTCCGCTCGGCATCTCCAAGGCCATGCGCGACGGCTCCCGCTTCGACATGTGGACCTCGGCGGTGATCATCGTCGGCTATGCGATCCCGTCGTTCCTGTTCGCCATCCTGCTGATCATCCTGTTCGCCGGCGGCTCGTTCCTCGACCTGTTCCCGCTGCGCGGGCTGACATCGGAGAACTTCTGGCAGATGAGCTGGCCGGAGCGGATCGTCGACTATGCCTGGCACCTGGTGCTGCCGCTGACCTCTATGGTGCTCGGCGCCTTCGCCACCATGACCCTGCTCACCAAGAATTCGTTCCTGGAGGAGATCCGCAAGCAATATGTCACCACCGCGCGGATGAAGGGGTTGAGCGAGCGGCGGGTGCTCTACGGCCATGTGTTCAGGAACGCCATGCTGATCGTGATCGCCGGCTTTCCCAGCGCCTTCATCGCCGCCTTCTTCTCCGGCTCGCTGCTGATCGAGACCATCTTCTCCCTGGACGGCCTCGGCCTGCTGGGGTTCGAGAGCGTGCTCAACCGCGACTATCCGGTGGTGTTCGCCACCCTCTACATCTTCTCGCTGGCGGGGCTCATCGTCGGCCTGATCTCGGACCTCACCTACATGCTGGTCGATCCGCGTATCGACTTCGAGACGCGGGAGGTCTGA